The Blautia obeum ATCC 29174 region CTATCTGCAATACCGTATACCCTGTCAGCTTCCTTTGGTCTGCTCTCAGCAACCTTGTCTGCCAGATCATACGCTTCGTCAACATATCCTTTGTATTCTGCTGTCAGGCTGCCTTCCTTATAATCCCGGAATGACATCATCTCATGAGCAGACCTTGCGGACTGCTCATTGATCTCGTAATAGATTCGTTCTCTCATTCTTCTTTTTCCTCCTCTTCGTCTGATAATTCATCCAAGAATCCGTACAGCTCAATGATTTCGTCCTCATTCAGCTTAGATTCTATTCTTTCTGCAAAATCGCAAAATCTTTCACATAATGGTTTCTGGGATTCTCTGATCTTTTTGTTTTCTTCCTCCACGTCCTCAAAATATGTAGAGGCAAGAATGACTTTCTTCTTCGCCTCAGAAACAATGACCGGCTTATAACCTCGCTTTTTTAAGGCTTCCATATCTTTCTGATCTGTAACCGGTGCTGCCTTCGCACCATATTCATTGATAAAATCTTCTGCGATCTCATTTTTGAGGTCTTCCGGTACACACTCACACATAATGTACTGACCACTGTATGAATCAATAGATTTTTTCAACAGTTCTGCATTCTGAGCATTTTCAACCATTTTGGAAGCATACCAGCAAACATCGAATGAATTTACCATGTTTCTGTCTCTTTCCAATCTCACGTAACATGGTTTGAAGTCTACTCCAATGTCAAGTCTTGGTTCTTCGCAGATATATAATCCTCCAACAAATATCTTTCCTTTATGTTCTGGGCTTTCCAGAATATCTCCATACATTGTTTCGATTTTCTGATAATCTCCCTGCAAATGGAGATTGGAATTTGTGACTTTCTCATATTCTTCTGGCGAAATTCCGGAAATTTCAATCATAAGGCTATGATCTGGTACTTTCTCCCATACTGCCGCAGTTTCTACAAAAAATGTAGGTACTAAAGCACCATCATATTTTCTGGATTTTACCAGTCTCGGTCTCCAGACTTCACGCCTGCAGTAATTGTTGAATACAACTGTTTTGCCCAATCGCAGAAGAACAACCGTTGCAATTTTGTACCCTTCTCCATGATTCCCGATCATTGCATCATCATCATTTTTAGTGGTCGTTCCGAACAGAAGTGTCTTAATATCCAGCTCGCTATGCTTGTTTCCGATTATCAGTTTTTCTTCTGCCTCGTCATATTCAAATAACATTTTGTTGCTGCTGTCTCTGGTTTCCTCATCAATGGAGTTCTGGAAGAACTCTCTCACTGCTTCTGTTACGCCCCATCCCGGGACATAATCCGCACTGATACTCAATTCATATTTTCGCATTTTCTTCTCTCCTGTTCTCTGTACTCATTCATTGTTGGACGTTTCCCGTCCAGATCATCCCATGTATAAGGCTCTTTAGTTTCCTGCTCATAATTTGCTTTGTAGCAGTCTCGACATACGCACCGACCACTGAGCCATCTCATTTCGCCCCAGTATTCAGGTTTCTTGCATTCTTTGCAGATCACAATTTCATCATTCAATGTCATGCCCCCCTTGTTTTCTTCCTGCCCCTGTGTTAATATCAAACCGAGGCGGCGGCAGGTGAAAACCGCCCCGGTTCATTTGGATTTTGGCTCCGGTTCTATTTCTCAGGTAGGCTCCGGAGCCTTATTCTTTTTTCTCTTTCTTCTCTGCTTCTTTTTCTGGAAGTTCATTTCCTGTCATATAAGTTGCTAAGTCGTATGCTTCTTCTGCTGTATGTCCATGTGCTAAAGCCCATCGCATTGCTCTCACAACCATGTCCCCTGTATTTTTAGTTGGCATTTCAAACTCCTCCATTTTCTCACCTGCCTTTCTCAAACTCATTTAATTGAGTTTGTAATTATAATTTAACACGCAGTTAGTAGTTGTCAATACCCTGTTTTACATTTTCCTCATTTTTGTGAGTTTTTAATTCCAGTGAATATCCCATTGTTGAAAACAATGCCTGAACACATTCATAGCTGACCTGTTCTTCATCTGTGCTTGCAAAGAAATCTGCAATTTCTTTTTCTCCCGGATCCGCTGCACCTTTCTTTTTCTCAACTACCAGATCATAGTCCAATGCTGCAAGAATCTTTCTTACTGTCTCGAAATTGGGTCTGGTATTCTTATTCAGCTTCGTCCAAAGATTCTGCCGGGTTGTTCCCGCCTTTTCTGCCAATAAATCGTATGTCATTCCTCTGTTTGACATTTCCTCTTTGATAAATTCTACAATGTTCTGCATTTTTCCTCCTATGCCACTCGATATCTGTATTCAATGCACTCCCAGTTACCGTTCCATTCTGCCGAATCAGCCATGATTCCTTTCTGTTCCTCCACTATCTCAAGCAGATCGCCTTCGTACAGTTCTTCCATCGGATAGCCCCTTTCCTTTTCAATCTCCTTGATTTCACCATCCAGGAACAAATTGCCATTTTCGTAGATTGGTTCGTCCTCATCCCATGCACTTTTTTTTCTGAATGCCCTTGGGTTTTCCCATTCTTCTCGGCGGCGTTCCCAGTATTCATCTTCACTAGGTAGTCCACACATGATGTCTCGCCTCCCCTCAAATCATTTTGGTATATATTCATATCTGGTATGCCAATGATACTGATACAACCCTGTCACCGGATCGATGCCTTCATACCTCTCTCGCCATTCTTCCAGCATTTCCCGATATGTAAACAATTCTCCGGTTTCTTTATTCCGGTACAGCCTTGCCGGCTGTTCTCCGGTGTTTGCCTTATCCATCTTGCTCGCCTCCCTCTTCTGGTAAATACTCAACTTTAATGTGAGCCGCCATGAAACAATCGGGTTCTCCATCAAATTTATTTCCTGCAGCTGAGTTGAGCGTATCTCCTCTTTCCTCACAGCACTCTCTCGGGCTGCAACAGTCTGTGTTCTTCCAAAGCTTTCCATTTTCGTCCTCGTATACATACCGTCCCCAGTCGTCCCTGCCGATATATTTCAGATGCAGTGTTTTAATTTTTACCGCAACCAGTTCATAACCAACAACATCAAAATGTCCGAGCGGCTTTTCGTATTCAATGTAGCCCCATGCCTGGCAGCCTACTTCCTCAACAAATTTTTTATTGTCAAAATTCTCAATCTCCAAGACTTCGTTATTTTGGGGCTTCGGGTATCCTCCCGGCATAACTGGACGCTGTGTGCTGTAATAACGATATTTCATTGTTTTTGCTTCCTCCTCTTATTTTTTTCTGCCCCAGGTTTCTGAGGCAGATCACTTTATTAATCAAGCAGGCATTCCTGCGAGATGCTGTATTTCTCTTTCAGCTTTTCAAAAGCTCTGTTTGTTACCCGGTATTCATTCCAACCAACTCTATGATCTTTTGAACAGAAGTCCTTTTCCTGATATTTTTTTATAAGCTCAATGCCTCTGCCTTTAAGTTCCAGTGGTGTGTCAATGAACCAGTGTTTCCCGTAATATCCTCTGGATGCCTCCATCTGGCATTCTGGTTTCTGGCCTCCCATTTCTGGCGTATAGCAATACACTCCAGGAGCCTCAGCAACTTCTTTTTCTATCGGATCCGGTTTTGCCATCTCCAGCCGTTTTTCTCGTCCTTGCTCTGTCAGTTTTTGTGCCTCGCCGTCCAGAAGCTTTCCTGATTTCTCCAACTGCTCTATACTCTCAACATAAAAATTGAGAACCTCTTTTGTAGCTGCAACAGCAATCAGTCTGGAAAGATTATCATAACCACTGCTGGCTGCCTGCGCTTTTACTGGAAACCGAATGATCTGTGCCATGCCATTTGCCCTCTCTTTCTCATTTCTGACTGTTAATGTATTTTCTGCATCCTGCATAAGAACCGGTATAAACTACCTTACCCTGATATGCTACTGTACAGGTATCACTCCATCTGCTAATCTCGTACACTTTTCCATTTGCCAGTTCGTATCGCTCCACTTCTATTCCTCCTCATTTCTCATCAGGCACTTTAACATATCAAGCTGTTCAGAATACTTATCCTTCCTGTCAATAGCCTCCTGCAGCTCTTTTACTTTTCCAGGCATGAACATTGCAATGTTTCTTGGATCGCCGTTCTGTGCCTTCTCCTTAATCTCTTTCATGCATCTTTCGATGTTTTCCTGCTCCCATTCGATTCTCATTTTTACGCTTTTGATCATGCCTTCTAATTTTCCCTGTTTCATCTGCTTTTTCTCCTATAACTCATTTTAATGTGATTCCACTATTCACAACTCGTTCTTATGAGTTTAATATAACACGTAGGTTAGTAGTGTCAATACCCTCTTTTACAAAAAATGAGAAAAAAATTTAAGGACAGCTCATTTTATTGAGCCATCCCCTTTTAGCTTTATTCTGTGCCCTCCTGCATATTCTTCAATAATTCCCATGCCATCTTGAACCCTGCGTAGAATCCTGTTTCCTCCGCTGCCGCTCCGTACTGACTTACCCATAACATAATATCATCTATACCACCATTCCCGATTTGCATCTCATTTAGAACGCTGATAACTTTTTTATATGTAACTGCCATTCTTTCCGGATCCGGTTCATCGCTCTCAATCCGGTTTTCGTAATAGCCTTGGAATATCTGCTGTAATGCTGTCATACTTGTACCCCCAGGATTTTTTGTATTTCTTTTAATTCATCCAATGTGTAGCTTTCCCATTTCACACCTGATGCAAGAAATCTTACAAGTTTTCTTTTATGGTAATAATCTTTTGCTATTTCCATATCTGGAAATAATATTGCCTTATATCCATAATCAATATTTTCTTCTAAAAAATCATCCGTATAATCTGGTTCTTTAAATCCTATCAGCAAATAGTCTGGCACAGTTTTGATGTTTACTTCTTCCCCTCTAGCTGCATACAGGTATTTCCGCCCAATTTTCGCAACGGTATACTTTTTGGGCTTCAATCCTTTTAGTAACGCTATATCCTCATACGAAAACGCATATACAACTTGTCCCACTGTAAAATCTTTTATTTTCATCCTTTAGCCTCCAATCCATGTCCGAATGCAAGAGCAATCATTTTCTGTAATCTCGCATTTTCTTCTCTCAGCTTTTCGTTCTCTTTCTCCAATGCCTCTGTTTTGGACTTCATCGCCTCCAGATTGATCCCGTCAACGTACCTTGCATCAGTACACCATTTTGTAACAGTAGCTTTTGCTACGCCATACCGCTGTGTAATTTCATCGAAGGTCATTCCATGAATTTTATGCATATTTACAATAAATTTCTTGAAATTTGCACTATACCGTCTGGTTGTATCATGGTTCGGACCGGTAGGCTCCTCTGGAATATCATCTATTTTGCTTTTCTTCACTTCGATTTTAGGCTGTGCTTTTTCTGGCTCCTGCAGCATTTCCACCTCGCCTGTGACTTCCTCTTTCTCTAAATGGATTCCCATTTTTGCAAGATCATCAATCTCATCCATAAGAGCGAATAATCTTTTTCTGTACTCTTTATTCATTGTCCATGCCCCTCCTTGAATCATATAATTTCCAGAAGCCACAAAATAAACATAATTCCTGGAACTCCTACAGAAATTGCTCCAAGAAGCGCAGCGGTGATATTCGATTCAATTTCCTCTTTTCTCTTCGCCTCTATTTTGCGGTTTCTTCTTTCTCTTTCATTGCAGTATCTTAATATTCTTTCTGATTCCTGAATGGTCCTCTCGCTTCCGTATTCTTCCACAATTGACCATTCTCCAAAATCTGCAATCGTTACATAACCGTCCATCATTCTATGCCCCTTTTTCATTCTTTCTCAGTTCTGGCATTTCCCTGTACCGCCCAGGGCGTAGGTTTCAATCTACGAAGTGCTTTCTTTCGTGCCATAAAAATAGGCGATTGGGTATGTGAATTTATATGGCTGCCTCATACTTTACAACCTGTGCAGTGCTTCTCCGGTGCTTCCACTCCCGTATCTAATTTCACTTTAAAATCAGCAAACTTGTTATCTGCCATTGAGCATTTTCAGGCGTTTTCTGCTCTGTCTTGCTTACCGCCCCTGATTTTCACCTTAAAAATCAGTAAAACTTGTTGTCCAATACCAACCGCATTGACCTACCATCATCAGCACCAGGCGGTCATTCCTGGTGGACGGTCATTTCTGACCGTTTCGGCTTATTCTTTTTCCCAATATCCATACAGACAGCAAGATCCAGATTCCCAAGTATCGTAGTAATATCCATCCACAACTGCTATACAGTGGTTAGCAACATTCAAAAAAATATTCCACTTTTATGATCTTTTGCAAATCGATCAACAGTTGGACGTTTTGAACCCTTTTTATTGCTGATTCCATGATATGTAAAACCATTTTCTTTTAAATAGCTTTCATAGCATTGCTTTCCGTTTGGCATGCATTGAAGTTTTTTTGCATATGAAATAAGATCATCAAATACCTGC contains the following coding sequences:
- a CDS encoding helix-turn-helix domain-containing protein yields the protein MQNIVEFIKEEMSNRGMTYDLLAEKAGTTRQNLWTKLNKNTRPNFETVRKILAALDYDLVVEKKKGAADPGEKEIADFFASTDEEQVSYECVQALFSTMGYSLELKTHKNEENVKQGIDNY
- a CDS encoding transposase, which translates into the protein MNKEYRKRLFALMDEIDDLAKMGIHLEKEEVTGEVEMLQEPEKAQPKIEVKKSKIDDIPEEPTGPNHDTTRRYSANFKKFIVNMHKIHGMTFDEITQRYGVAKATVTKWCTDARYVDGINLEAMKSKTEALEKENEKLREENARLQKMIALAFGHGLEAKG